The proteins below are encoded in one region of Mus caroli chromosome 10, CAROLI_EIJ_v1.1, whole genome shotgun sequence:
- the Oaz1 gene encoding LOW QUALITY PROTEIN: ornithine decarboxylase antizyme 1 (The sequence of the model RefSeq protein was modified relative to this genomic sequence to represent the inferred CDS: deleted 1 base in 1 codon): protein MVKSSLQRILNSHCFAREKEGDKRSATLHASRTMPLLSQHSRGGCSSESSRVALNCCSNLGPGPRWCSDVPHPPLKIPGGRGNSQRDHSLSASILYSDERLNVTEEPTSNDKTRVLSIQSTLTEAKQVTWRAVWSGGGLYIELPAGPLPEGSKDSFAALLEFAEEQLQADHVFICFPKNREDRAALLRTFSFLGFEIVRPGHPLVPKRPDACFMVYTLEREDPGEED from the exons ATGGTGAAATCCTCCCTGCAGCGGATCCTCAACAGCCACTGCTTcgccagagagaaggaaggggacaaACGCAGCGCCACGCTTCACGCCAGCCGCACCATGCCGCTTCTAAGTCAGCACAGCCGCGGCGGCTGCAGCAGCGAGAG TTCTAGGGTTGCCCTTAATTGCTGTAGTAACCTGGGTCCGGGGCCTCGGTGGTGCTCC GATGTCCCTCACCCACCCCTGAAGATCCCAGGTGGGCGAGGGAACAGTCAGCGGGATCACAGTCTTTCAGCTAGCATCCTGTACTCC GACGAGCGGCTGAATGTGACAGAGGAGCCGACGTCTAACGACAAGACCAGGGTCCTGAGCATCCAGTCCACGCTCACGGAGGCCAAGCAGGTCACCTGGAGGGCGGTGTGGAGTGGTGGTGGCCTCTACATCGAGCTCCCAGCTGGACCTCTGCCTGAGGGCAGTAAGGACAG TTTTGCAGCTCTCCTAGAGTTCGCAGAGGAGCAACTCCAGGCTGACCACGTTTTCATCTGCTTCCCCAAGAACCGTGAGGACAGAG CCGCCCTACTCCGAACCTTCAGCTTTCTTGGCTTTGAGATTGTGAGACCCGGGCATCCCCTCGTCCCCAAGAGACCCGACGCTTGCTTCATGGTCTACACTCTGGAGAGAGAGGACCCGGGTGAGGAGGACTAG